The Amycolatopsis viridis genome window below encodes:
- a CDS encoding CoA-transferase subunit beta produces the protein MTDATRAEVCVIACAEAFRGDGEILASAFGTIPAIGVRLARATFAPDLLLTDGEAQLVRGTWAVGAPADGVVEGWSPFRRIFDLVWHGKRHAMMIPVQIDRYGNTNISALGDHARPKVQLIGVRGAPGNTVTHPVSYWVPKHAPRAFVPRVDLVSGVGHDSAAAAGTGARRYHDLRRVVTNLAVFDFAPEGGAMRLRSVHPGVTVDEVCAATGFPLVIEGEVPETRLPTEEELRLIRDVLDPRGLRDEEVPA, from the coding sequence ATGACGGACGCGACGAGAGCGGAGGTGTGCGTCATCGCGTGCGCGGAGGCGTTCCGGGGCGACGGGGAGATCCTGGCGAGCGCCTTCGGCACGATCCCGGCGATCGGGGTGCGGCTCGCGCGCGCCACCTTCGCGCCGGACCTGCTGCTCACCGACGGCGAGGCGCAGCTCGTGCGCGGCACGTGGGCGGTCGGCGCCCCGGCCGACGGTGTCGTCGAGGGCTGGTCGCCGTTCCGGCGGATCTTCGACCTGGTGTGGCACGGGAAGCGGCACGCGATGATGATCCCCGTCCAGATCGACCGGTACGGCAACACGAACATCTCCGCCCTCGGCGACCACGCGCGGCCGAAGGTGCAGCTCATCGGGGTGCGCGGCGCTCCGGGCAACACCGTCACGCACCCGGTGAGCTACTGGGTTCCCAAGCACGCGCCGCGCGCGTTCGTGCCCCGGGTCGACCTCGTGTCGGGCGTCGGGCACGACTCGGCCGCGGCCGCCGGGACCGGCGCGCGCCGGTACCACGACCTGCGGCGGGTGGTGACGAACCTCGCCGTGTTCGATTTCGCGCCGGAGGGCGGGGCGATGCGGCTGCGGTCGGTCCACCCCGGCGTCACGGTGGACGAGGTGTGCGCGGCGACCGGGTTCCCGCTCGTGATCGAGGGCGAGGTGCCCGAGACGCGGTTGCCCACCGAGGAGGAACTGCGGCTGATCCGTGACGTGCTCGACCCCCGCGGCCTGCGCGACGAGGAGGTGCCGGCGTGA
- a CDS encoding NAD(P)H-dependent flavin oxidoreductase, with amino-acid sequence MRTRATELFGVEHPIVQTGMGYVSDARLTAATAAAGGLGILSAGLLSYAELSAAIDAVRERTDRPFGVNVRADQPDVVQRIDLMARKGVKVASFALAPKPELIARCKDAGLVVVPSIGARRHAEKVAAWGADAVIVQGGEGGGHTGGVPTSLLLPQVCDAVDIVVIGAGGFFDGRGLVSALAYGADGIAMGTRFLLTKDSPVAQAVKEVYLGKTVDDTVLTTQIDGVPQRVLRGRTIEALERTSGPGRLLRAARNAVAFRKMSGTPYLDMVREGLAMRKAHGLSWSQVVMAANAPMLYRTALLEGRHDVGVMATGQVVGLIDDLPSSAELIDRIMTQATEVLRNLPDTHTGEA; translated from the coding sequence CTGCGCACCCGCGCGACGGAGCTGTTCGGCGTCGAGCACCCGATCGTGCAGACCGGCATGGGGTACGTCTCCGACGCGCGCCTGACGGCCGCCACCGCCGCCGCGGGCGGGCTCGGCATCCTCTCGGCCGGGCTGCTGTCCTACGCGGAGCTGTCCGCCGCGATCGACGCCGTGCGGGAACGCACCGACCGGCCCTTCGGCGTCAACGTCCGGGCCGACCAGCCGGACGTCGTGCAGCGCATCGACTTGATGGCACGCAAGGGCGTCAAGGTCGCCTCGTTCGCACTCGCGCCCAAACCGGAGCTGATCGCCCGGTGCAAGGACGCCGGGCTGGTCGTGGTCCCGTCGATCGGGGCGCGGCGGCACGCCGAAAAGGTCGCCGCGTGGGGCGCCGACGCGGTGATCGTGCAGGGCGGCGAGGGCGGCGGGCACACCGGCGGGGTACCGACGAGCCTGCTGCTGCCGCAGGTGTGCGACGCGGTGGACATCGTGGTGATCGGCGCGGGCGGCTTCTTCGACGGCCGCGGGCTGGTCTCGGCGCTGGCCTACGGCGCGGACGGCATCGCCATGGGCACGCGCTTCCTGCTGACGAAGGACTCGCCGGTCGCGCAGGCGGTCAAGGAGGTCTACCTCGGCAAGACCGTCGACGACACGGTGCTCACCACCCAGATCGACGGTGTGCCGCAACGGGTTCTGCGCGGCCGGACCATCGAGGCGCTCGAACGCACCAGCGGGCCCGGCCGCCTGCTGCGCGCGGCCCGCAACGCCGTCGCGTTCCGGAAGATGTCCGGCACGCCCTACCTCGACATGGTCCGCGAGGGCCTGGCGATGCGGAAGGCGCACGGACTGTCCTGGAGCCAGGTGGTGATGGCGGCCAACGCGCCGATGCTCTACCGGACCGCGCTGCTGGAGGGCAGGCACGACGTCGGTGTGATGGCCACCGGCCAGGTCGTCGGCCTGATCGACGATCTGCCCTCCAGCGCCGAGCTGATCGACCGGATCATGACGCAGGCCACCGAGGTGCTGCGGAACCTGCCGGACACGCACACCGGCGAGGCGTGA
- a CDS encoding alpha/beta hydrolase, producing the protein MFDAEVSAVIQALDTGFPPIEEMTGAQARAAIAARRQPVRNLDDVARTEDRVLAGPGGDLPVRVYFPHRAGDEPRPVVVFCHGGGFVFCDIESHDGFCREMSAGTGAVVVSVDYRLAPEHKAPAAADDAYAALRWAAAHAAELGGDPARVFVAGDSAGGNLAAVACLTARDEGGPAVAGQVLIYPVLDPSCDTESYHRYATGFGNTKAHMEWYWRQYLPGDGIPEPRHRIVPSAADTLRGLPPAIVVTAGLDPLASEGRAYADALARDGVPVTHRHYPGLFHGFLTIATLQAARSARALLWHDLRDRMHAPTAQGEAS; encoded by the coding sequence GTGTTCGATGCGGAGGTCTCCGCGGTCATCCAGGCCCTCGACACCGGGTTCCCGCCCATCGAGGAGATGACCGGCGCGCAGGCACGCGCTGCGATCGCCGCGCGGCGCCAGCCGGTGCGCAACCTCGACGACGTGGCCCGCACCGAGGACCGCGTGCTCGCCGGGCCGGGTGGTGACCTGCCGGTGCGCGTGTACTTCCCGCACCGCGCCGGTGACGAGCCGCGGCCGGTGGTCGTGTTCTGCCACGGCGGCGGGTTCGTGTTCTGCGACATCGAGTCGCACGACGGGTTCTGCCGGGAGATGTCCGCCGGCACCGGGGCCGTGGTGGTGTCGGTGGACTACCGGCTGGCGCCGGAGCACAAGGCGCCCGCGGCCGCGGACGACGCGTACGCGGCGCTTCGCTGGGCCGCTGCGCACGCCGCCGAGCTGGGCGGTGATCCGGCGCGGGTGTTCGTCGCCGGGGACAGCGCGGGCGGCAACCTCGCCGCGGTCGCGTGCCTCACCGCCCGCGACGAGGGCGGTCCCGCGGTGGCCGGGCAGGTGCTGATCTACCCGGTGCTCGACCCGTCCTGCGACACCGAGAGCTACCACCGCTACGCCACCGGCTTCGGCAACACCAAGGCCCACATGGAGTGGTACTGGCGGCAGTACCTGCCCGGCGACGGCATCCCGGAGCCGCGGCACCGGATCGTGCCGTCCGCCGCGGACACCCTGCGCGGCCTCCCGCCCGCGATCGTGGTCACCGCGGGCCTCGACCCGCTCGCCAGCGAGGGCCGGGCGTACGCGGACGCGCTCGCGCGCGACGGTGTGCCGGTGACCCACCGGCACTACCCGGGCCTGTTCCACGGCTTCCTCACCATCGCGACCCTCCAGGCCGCCCGGTCGGCCCGTGCCCTGCTGTGGCACGACCTGCGGGACCGGATGCACGCCCCCACAGCACAAGGAGAAGCGTCTTGA
- a CDS encoding flavin-containing monooxygenase gives MTSNTPHPVRDVLIVGAGFAGLYAVHAFRRAGLDVVCLEAGSDVGGTWYFNRYPGARCDVESVDYSYSFDEDLQNEWVWSERYATQPEILAYIHHVADRFDLRRHVLLERRVTAARFDEHASRWTVRTAGGEEHRARYLLFATGSLSAPNRPDIPGADEFAGDTYFTARWPEPGPSLAGKRVGVIGTGSSAIQSVPILAREADSLTVFQRTANYSVPALNRPLTDEDQRRIRAEYPARRAKARASGGGSPHESYPKRAVECTPEEREAALEAGWRNGGVLFGKTFPDQFTDITANDYAREFAERKIREIVRDPVTARDLIPTDHPIGTKRICTDSGYFETFNKDTVALVNLRREPITRITPRGVETTAALYELDVLVYATGFDAMTGALTRIDITGARGRSITEAWADGPVTYLGVQIPGFPNLFTVNGPGAPSVLSNMVLTAEQQVDWLVGLLQHADGAGATQVEVRDDAAVKWTDHVQQAADATLFPRANSWYLGANIPGKPRRFMPYVAGLGAYRQRCEEVREDGYEGFVFTTR, from the coding sequence TTGACCAGCAACACCCCCCATCCGGTGCGCGACGTCCTGATCGTCGGCGCCGGGTTCGCCGGCCTCTACGCGGTGCACGCCTTCCGCCGCGCCGGGCTCGACGTCGTGTGCCTCGAAGCCGGTTCCGACGTCGGCGGCACCTGGTACTTCAACCGCTACCCGGGTGCCCGCTGCGACGTGGAGAGCGTCGACTACTCGTACTCCTTCGACGAGGACCTCCAGAACGAGTGGGTGTGGAGCGAGCGGTACGCCACCCAGCCGGAGATCCTCGCCTACATCCACCACGTCGCCGACCGGTTCGACCTGCGCCGGCACGTCCTGCTGGAGCGCCGGGTCACCGCCGCCCGCTTCGACGAGCACGCATCGCGGTGGACGGTGCGCACGGCGGGCGGGGAGGAGCACCGCGCGCGCTACCTGCTCTTCGCGACCGGTTCGCTGTCGGCGCCCAACCGGCCCGACATCCCCGGTGCGGACGAATTCGCCGGTGACACCTACTTCACCGCACGCTGGCCGGAACCCGGCCCGTCGCTGGCCGGCAAGCGGGTCGGCGTCATCGGCACCGGCTCGTCGGCGATCCAGTCGGTGCCCATCCTCGCGCGTGAGGCGGACTCGCTGACGGTGTTCCAGCGCACCGCGAACTACAGCGTGCCCGCGCTGAACCGGCCGCTGACCGACGAGGACCAGCGGCGCATCCGCGCCGAGTACCCGGCTCGTCGCGCCAAGGCGCGCGCGAGCGGCGGCGGGTCGCCGCACGAGTCCTACCCGAAGCGGGCCGTCGAATGCACCCCGGAGGAACGGGAAGCCGCGCTGGAGGCCGGCTGGCGCAACGGCGGTGTGCTGTTCGGCAAGACGTTCCCCGACCAGTTCACCGACATCACCGCCAACGACTACGCGCGCGAATTCGCCGAGCGCAAGATCCGGGAGATCGTGCGGGACCCGGTGACCGCGCGGGATCTCATCCCGACCGACCACCCGATCGGCACCAAGCGGATCTGCACCGACTCCGGGTACTTCGAGACGTTCAACAAGGACACGGTCGCGCTGGTCAACCTGCGGCGTGAGCCGATCACCCGGATCACCCCGCGGGGCGTGGAGACGACGGCCGCGCTGTACGAGCTCGACGTGCTCGTCTACGCCACCGGGTTCGACGCGATGACCGGTGCGCTGACCCGCATCGACATCACCGGTGCCCGCGGGAGGAGCATCACCGAGGCGTGGGCGGACGGCCCGGTCACCTACCTCGGCGTGCAGATCCCCGGGTTCCCGAACCTGTTCACGGTCAACGGCCCGGGTGCGCCGTCGGTGCTGTCGAACATGGTGCTCACGGCCGAGCAGCAGGTCGACTGGCTGGTCGGCCTCCTCCAGCACGCCGACGGCGCCGGCGCCACCCAGGTCGAGGTGCGTGACGACGCCGCCGTGAAGTGGACCGACCACGTGCAGCAGGCCGCGGACGCCACGCTGTTCCCGCGCGCGAACTCGTGGTACCTCGGTGCGAACATCCCCGGCAAACCGCGCCGGTTCATGCCCTACGTCGCCGGGCTGGGCGCCTACCGGCAGCGGTGCGAGGAGGTCCGCGAGGACGGCTACGAGGGGTTCGTGTTCACCACCCGCTGA
- a CDS encoding FAS1-like dehydratase domain-containing protein codes for MANPAAVGHEGEPFRLDVERGKIREFARATGSSNPAYLDAERPPVPPTFLTTQFFWQDGGADAWQRVELNQQRGMHAEQEYVFHGQPPVAGTSLRCRSKITEMYEKRGRRGGVMTFVVMVTEFRDETGRLVAEAKMTGVETGRTPGETS; via the coding sequence ATGGCCAATCCAGCAGCCGTGGGACACGAGGGCGAGCCGTTCCGGCTCGACGTCGAACGCGGCAAGATCCGCGAGTTCGCTCGCGCCACCGGGAGCTCGAACCCGGCCTACCTCGACGCCGAGCGGCCACCGGTCCCGCCGACGTTCCTCACCACCCAGTTCTTCTGGCAGGACGGCGGAGCCGACGCGTGGCAGCGGGTCGAGCTCAACCAGCAGCGCGGCATGCACGCCGAGCAGGAGTACGTGTTCCACGGGCAGCCGCCCGTGGCCGGCACGTCGTTGCGGTGCCGGTCGAAGATCACCGAAATGTACGAGAAGCGGGGCAGGCGCGGCGGCGTGATGACGTTCGTCGTCATGGTCACCGAGTTCCGCGACGAGACCGGGCGGCTCGTCGCGGAGGCGAAGATGACCGGCGTCGAGACCGGCCGCACCCCGGGGGAGACGTCGTGA
- a CDS encoding CoA transferase subunit A: MTDKQMSAREVVGRLRSGMTIGIGGWAARRKPMALVREILRSDLTDLTIVSYGGPDVGLLCAAGKVRKLVFGFVTLDSVPLDPHFRAARQRGEIEVAEYDEGMLQWGLYAAGLRLPFLPTRAGLGSSVWSGNPGLRTVADPYGSGDELIAMPAIPLDAALVHMNRADVHGNAQFLGPDPYFDDLFCLAAEQAFVSCERIVPTAELTAQAHPATLVLKRLVVDGVVEAPGGAHFTSCVPDYDVDTQALHDYAASAASPEAWAEFRREYLSGGAEHARDAEARTA; the protein is encoded by the coding sequence ATGACGGACAAACAAATGTCTGCGCGCGAGGTGGTCGGCCGGCTTCGGTCCGGCATGACCATCGGAATCGGCGGCTGGGCCGCCCGGCGCAAGCCGATGGCACTGGTGCGGGAGATCCTCCGGTCCGACCTCACCGATCTCACGATCGTGTCCTACGGCGGGCCCGACGTGGGGTTGCTGTGTGCCGCGGGCAAGGTCCGCAAGCTGGTCTTCGGGTTCGTGACGCTGGACTCGGTCCCGCTCGACCCGCATTTCCGCGCCGCGCGGCAGCGTGGCGAGATCGAGGTCGCCGAGTACGACGAGGGCATGCTCCAGTGGGGCCTCTACGCCGCCGGCCTCCGGCTGCCCTTCCTGCCCACCCGGGCGGGCCTCGGGTCGTCGGTGTGGTCGGGCAACCCCGGCCTGCGCACGGTCGCCGACCCCTACGGCAGCGGGGACGAGCTGATCGCGATGCCGGCGATCCCGCTCGACGCCGCGCTCGTCCACATGAACCGCGCCGACGTCCACGGCAACGCGCAGTTCCTCGGTCCCGACCCGTACTTCGACGACCTGTTCTGCCTCGCCGCCGAGCAGGCGTTCGTCTCCTGCGAGCGGATCGTGCCCACCGCGGAGCTGACCGCGCAGGCCCACCCGGCGACGCTCGTGCTCAAGCGGCTGGTGGTGGACGGCGTGGTCGAGGCGCCGGGCGGCGCGCACTTCACCTCGTGCGTCCCCGACTACGACGTGGACACGCAGGCGCTGCACGACTACGCCGCCTCCGCCGCCTCACCCGAGGCCTGGGCGGAGTTCCGGCGGGAGTACCTCTCGGGCGGCGCAGAGCACGCCCGCGACGCGGAAGCGAGGACGGCATGA
- a CDS encoding SDR family NAD(P)-dependent oxidoreductase — MTEQLVDLRDKVVFVTGAAQGQGAEHARTMARLGAHVVLADLDENAVAAVAAELGAKTLALALDVSSRTAWAEAVRRTGAEFGRLDVLVNNAGYYRKAPLATMDEAYLTRTLGVNLVGPILGMQAVLPLMRERGGSIVNIASTAAVMGFGGGLGYSASKWGLRGASRSAAKELGEFGIRVNCVCPGAIDTAMISERTRSGLGAVAGQPIPRVGTPAEVAALVAFLASDASSYCTGQEFVIDGGQTA, encoded by the coding sequence GTGACGGAGCAGCTGGTGGATCTGCGGGACAAGGTCGTGTTCGTCACCGGGGCCGCGCAGGGACAGGGCGCCGAGCACGCCCGGACCATGGCGCGCCTGGGTGCGCACGTCGTCCTGGCCGACCTCGACGAGAACGCCGTCGCAGCCGTCGCGGCCGAACTCGGCGCGAAGACGCTCGCCCTGGCGCTCGACGTGAGCAGCAGGACCGCGTGGGCCGAGGCCGTGCGCCGCACCGGGGCCGAGTTCGGCCGCCTCGACGTGCTCGTCAACAACGCGGGCTACTACCGCAAGGCGCCGCTCGCGACGATGGACGAGGCGTACCTCACCCGGACCCTCGGCGTCAACCTCGTCGGCCCCATCCTCGGCATGCAAGCGGTCCTGCCGCTCATGCGCGAGCGCGGCGGGTCGATCGTCAACATCGCGTCCACCGCGGCCGTCATGGGCTTCGGCGGCGGGCTCGGGTACAGCGCGTCGAAATGGGGACTGCGCGGCGCCAGCCGGTCGGCCGCCAAGGAGCTCGGCGAGTTCGGCATCCGCGTCAACTGCGTGTGCCCCGGCGCGATCGACACGGCGATGATCTCCGAGCGCACCCGGTCCGGCCTCGGCGCCGTCGCCGGCCAGCCGATCCCGCGCGTCGGCACGCCCGCGGAGGTCGCCGCGCTCGTCGCGTTCCTCGCCAGCGACGCGTCGAGCTACTGCACCGGTCAGGAGTTCGTGATCGACGGCGGCCAGACCGCCTGA